The genomic segment ctGACGCCGCCACACGCGACGTCACGTCGTGACAGCGATGTCGCACGCGACTTCAAATGTCAGGTGACACTCAAATGTCACAGGCGACAGCGTAAGGGGTGAACTGTTGTTGTACACTGTTGGTATAATGTTCCTACTTTAGGTACATCAAAAACGCGGCTTGACACAAAACCACATGGATATACGCAAGTTAGTAGAAGAGGGATCGaaagtaggtatttacctaATGTTTTAAAGATCCAGCGGGACATTAAAAAGGCGCTCTATCTCAAGGAATAGTACTCACCTAAGTATTTTTTCGAACAAGTCTCACTAAAACTATACACTACATTACAATATCGCTGTCTTTCTTTTGTAAACCAACTTATAGAAATTATTTCATGATCATTGAACAAAAGACAACAATACGGCCGAAAATGGACTGCGCTTACCTATTAAATGCAGCGATGTAGTACCTGCAATAGTGCCCTAAAATAGGAAACCAGTTGCCCTAATCAgttaagtatacttaaatatGTTATTACACTGACTGTACCTAGCAACTCTACATCAATCCATAAATTActcaacaaaatatttaatattatcctTTCAAACGCCTTTTTCAACTTAAGATGTATTTTAATGtacagtaaatatttttttcctcccCTCATTCAATGTTTCCTCTCAATTTGGTACTTAACCCTTTGGGATCAAAGATTTCATGAAAAGCGCAAAAATGTAAAGCAGCTtatttgaaattcataaatcacGTCAATTGGGCTATCTGAAGCTTCTGGTATTAtacttttttccttttttcttgCCTCTGGCTGTTTAGAATGAGCCCTTTGCTTTGCTTGTACTTAAAAAGTCGGCATCTTAAAGGTAATAACATTGTACGAGGAAATATTTTTAGGTGCTTAAATTGTGAATACGGTATCTTCACcgtattaagtaattattagtGGCTTTGCTGAAACTCCCACGAGTGATAGAaagttgcttttttttttcattctcgTCTTAACTGTTTCTAATTTCCAAACATCAAACAACTTTGGCCAAATGAAAATACCTCCTAGGTAGGTACAACTATCATAAAACCGATATACTTTTTGTTCAGgaattattttcttaatgtaAGTAGTTTTGATCCACAAATTGTTCTTATGTATACGTATTATGTTTATCCTATTCAGACTATTATCTATTTTTCGCAACTGTATTGTATATTATAGTTGCAATCAAAAACCatatcctcctaagaccgaatgttctttataaatccaaaccccattgtttaactattgtgtctggaaatctcggtcttaagaggatataAAGTGCAAATATTTTGAACAGTGCGCTAATATTTCGAATCTTCGATTATAATATTGATCGAAGAGTGCGTACGTATTTTCTTGGAATCGCTCTCAATAGTTTTGCAAAgggaaaaataatttatcattagATAGGTAAGCTACTTAACTTTTATAAGCAAGTAGCCATAGCTGTTTTAAAACCATTTCAAGGACGTTAGCgtcttagtttgtttttaaatagttttttattattttaagtaaaaccGGAATAAATGGAATGAAACaatcaaacatttatttttcaaaacattttattacttattattgtttGGCAAAAGGAAGGATAACATGCTACGTTTATACAATTTTAAGTCGatcttataattttaatactttttggttcttaaacatttaaattattcaCAGGATTCTCACAcaacttatattttaaatataattaaaagtacAAGAAAAAGTGCTGAACCTATACAAGTGAAAATAAGGTAGATTTTAGCACCAAAATAGCAAGATATGATTTTATAATGTCCAACACACCATGTTTTTATTACATtcattattaattacattacattttatcCATTGAAAcattgatattttaattattgtaaacaAGACAACGCTTAAATGCAGATAAATAtcacaaactcaaaaatatatcaaatcaattactgtattcaatttaaaagccacagATTTTGTACATCGCTTAgaattatttacttaggtatttatatatttattgcacaattatAACTATGGAATGTTGAGATTTTACACAATTAAACTatgatatataagtaagtaagtatagagTTTACTTTACGATAGCAGTTCGTTAACTTTTTTACAACTAGTCAAACTATCTAGTAACATGTTCGAAATGGCTCAGCCGATAATTCTAACCTACATTTACAAATTACGTATTAACACATACCTCTTTTCTTCATTAATCTATGAGAATTGAAAGGTACTGGTGTTACATAATACTAAATAACCTACCTAGACTATTTGGTAATTCTATATAACATCACAAATGCACTGGATAATTAGACTTCTATTTAGGTCACGAAGGGTTCATTCTGCCGTTTTGTCTTCGTGAAATATGGGACTCATAGTGAATGTTTCTTTTAGTCCGAGAAAAGAACGCAGCGTTGCAACCACTCACTGAACACCGATGCAAAGATTGTGCGTGAACTGTTTCACAATGGTGCTTTAGACTGGACAGGTCTTTGAAGTTCTCCCTGCACCCCCTACACGGATATGTGCCGTCCTTATTTAGACGCGGCGCCTCGTCTTCTATACAGTAGTGCAGTTTTTGAGTTATCGGTGGTGAGAAATTTTGAGTTTGACAGCCGAAAGCATTTAACCCTGGAGGAAGAAACCCTAAAGGGATTGGAGGAAAATTGGGTAACATACCGAAAGGCGTGAAAAGAAAAGGATGTTGGGCAAACATGTCACGGTTGTTTAAGTACGCTTCGGGTAACTGCAGAGGTGGGTAGGGAGATCCAAAAGGCATTGGGCTCATGTGATTTTTGACCTTGTCAGTTTCTTTAGCTCTATAATATTTGTGTGATTCAATGTAAGGTACAGCTCTTTCATCGTCACTGAATTTCGCCATCAATTCGGTTTGTTCACGAGCTTTTTCCATCATTTTTGTAGGGGATTCATCTCTAACTCGTAAATCTTCggacaatatttttttgtgtatgtTTACGTTAGCGCTGTGTCGATCTCGACTTCTTTTCGACATGAAAGCTGCTCTACAACCTTCTGTATTGCACTTGTACATAAGTTTCAAATGAGCGTTTTGGTAATGCGTTTTCAAAACATACATATTTTGGAACATCTTTCCACAAACAGAGCATTTTCTTGGGTTTTCTTGATCTATCGGCACATCAGTGGTGCTAACGAAAAAGCCACTTTCAAAGTGACCAAAAATTTGCCCATGTGTTTCTTCAGTGTTGCAGTCATAACTAGACACCGACGATGCAGGTGATCTATCAGAGTAATCAATAGATTCTgccaaagacaaattataaggTGCCATAGAACTGTAAGCATCATTTCGTTTTAGCATATTAGGAAAATCTCCTTTAGAAAGGCTTTCCAGTCGTTTTAACGCATTTTCGGACGAATATTcgtcatttgtttgcattttttCACTGGTTTTATAATCCATTTTTTCAATCGGTTCCTCTTTGATGCGTAAATCTTGTGCATTTTGATTGGGTTCCGATAATTCTTGTTTATCTTCAACAGGCTCTTCTTTCACTTTACTTTCTTCAAATTTTTGATTTTCTTCTACATTTTGTTGGTTTTCTACACTTTCAGTTTTTACCCTTTTGAGATCTAATGCTTCGTTTTCACCGTTATTCTGCTTTTCTTCGGACATTTGATCATCTACATTGTCAGAATGATAATTGTTTTGTACGCGAATTGGATTCaggttttttctttttcgtttcATAACTTCGGGACTCGATGTGCCATCTTCTATTCTTTTATCGTGATTTTCATTATTATCACTAACACTTCTTTGATCATAATCTGTTTCTGAGTCATCTATTGAGCCTGAAGACTTGTTAAGGTTAGAATAATAATCACTGGTATCCATGTGATCACCGTCATCTTCGTCATCATCTCCAGCAACGACCACAATTCCATCATCCTCGTCAGAATCACCGTGGTCAATGTTTCCATCTCGA from the Pectinophora gossypiella chromosome 11, ilPecGoss1.1, whole genome shotgun sequence genome contains:
- the LOC126370524 gene encoding uncharacterized protein LOC126370524, which codes for MIQESQSSNAERWSGRGPEHNLALQQILKLQEARALHKTSLLPIYKKNGLPSPGGSQDYDQNKEKKPDYPDSRTMDQLKFEAEFRRLMEHKDTRNEESIKYFQHMMEAKQHFEYLKSIQERETKNCSLKEDSMDVKKEAMSPNDHRSSPVQNHSPMHRASSAEASPTHSIRLSTSSSPLSTTSPINSSPLSHLQNMQPFDFRKHKINDISEKEDPRKLSYDVHSAEKAMDLMRSQFLNFPLPGNLPLPPISMPSTFSHPAAMVAALSQNPMGLASLQALLPQMSAKPVEIPEDKSKNTANKSRMDELRSESENVLNLSKDAFNEVAHNNRNMMLGKCISPPKRQWGASQMPLNLGTHFINPATGKKRVQCNVCLKTFCDKGALKIHFSAVHLREMHKCTVEGCSMMFSSRRSRNRHSANPNPKLHSPHLRRKISPHDGRSAQAHVLIPPHAAGLGLPPVMNPMHPFGSYPLMNPPPNMRQFAPNVPLDFKHSMNFSEPNRTFMRRESDSDREKDRDGNIDHGDSDEDDGIVVVAGDDDEDDGDHMDTSDYYSNLNKSSGSIDDSETDYDQRSVSDNNENHDKRIEDGTSSPEVMKRKRKNLNPIRVQNNYHSDNVDDQMSEEKQNNGENEALDLKRVKTESVENQQNVEENQKFEESKVKEEPVEDKQELSEPNQNAQDLRIKEEPIEKMDYKTSEKMQTNDEYSSENALKRLESLSKGDFPNMLKRNDAYSSMAPYNLSLAESIDYSDRSPASSVSSYDCNTEETHGQIFGHFESGFFVSTTDVPIDQENPRKCSVCGKMFQNMYVLKTHYQNAHLKLMYKCNTEGCRAAFMSKRSRDRHSANVNIHKKILSEDLRVRDESPTKMMEKAREQTELMAKFSDDERAVPYIESHKYYRAKETDKVKNHMSPMPFGSPYPPLQLPEAYLNNRDMFAQHPFLFTPFGMLPNFPPIPLGFLPPGLNAFGCQTQNFSPPITQKLHYCIEDEAPRLNKDGTYPCRGCRENFKDLSSLKHHCETVHAQSLHRCSVSGCNAAFFSRTKRNIHYESHISRRQNGRMNPS